TGCTGGCAATCAGTATCTGCTGGTTATAAGAACACTTCGGCTGTTGCGGGTATTCCGCATTTTCAAGCTAGGCCAGTTTGTGGGCGAGGGAGAGTTCATCGTGACGGCACTCAAGGCCAGCCGCTACAAAATAATGGTGTTCCTCACCGCGGTGCTCACACTGGTTATCATTATCGGTACCCTGATGTACGTGATAGAAGGCGGTCAAAATGGCTTCACCAGTATTCCGAAGAGCATCTATTGGGCCATCGTAACGCTCACAACGGTAGGATACGGCGATATCTCCCCCACCACAGTACTTGGTCAGACGTTGGCTTCTGTGCTTATGATTCTGGGCTACGCCATAATTGCTGTGCCCACCGGCATCGTGTCTGCCCAAATGGCTACGCCTCGATCTGGGTCACCGGCCTACAAACAGGTTATTTGCCATGAGTGCCAAGCCACCGACCATAAGCCCGAAGCCGAATACTGCTGGCGCTGCGGCGAAAAGCTGTAGCCTAGGCCATGTATAGCGGAGCTAGGGCAGTTTGTGTACTTTCGCCTCCTGCACATTCCTTCCAACTCCATGCGTTTTCCTGCCGTCCGGTTGCTAATACCGGTATTGATGGTGGCCCTCGCCGCCTGCTCCGATCAAAATAAAACCCAGGTAGAAGAGGCCAGTAGCAAGCCCGCTCCTTCCCTTGATACAGCTGCTAGTACGCCACCTGCTACACCACCAGTTGCCGAAGCTACTCCCGAACAGAATATAGCAGTCTATCTGGCGGGAATGCCTGTAGGTCCTGGCAGCGACCTGCAGCCAATTACTGCGCAGCCCGCCTGGCAGGCCTTCGCCGCCGATGCGAATAAGAGCTGGAAAAACTACGATTCTACCCGCACCACCAAGATAGAGAAATGGGCAGCCACTGAATTAGACTCCGTGCGCGCGGCTAGCCCTACCGTTTTCTATCCGTTTAGCGGCCCCGATTTTCTGAACGTCACCACCATGTTCCCCAGCAGCCAGACGTACGTGCTCATTGGTCTGGAGCCCGTCGGGACGTTGCCGCAGCGCAGCACCCTGGAGAATCCGCAGCTTTTTCCGGCCCTGAAAGCTTCCCTGTGGTCAGTGCTCAACTTCAGTTTCTTCCGCACCAACGATATGGCGGTTGATTTAAACCTGAAGTCAAAGAAGCCGGATACTACCTTATTGGCCAAACAACAGGCTCCTGTAACGAAGACCAGCCAGAAGCAAGCCAAGGTAGATGGGGTTGTACCGCTCCTGCTGTTATTCGCTGCCCGTACAGAACACAAGGTTACGGGCCTCCGCTATATTCAACTAGATGCCGAGGGCAATATCCAGGAGGCTGATTCGGCTACCATCCGTAGGCCAAGTTTGAAAGTTGTCCCGGGCGTTGAGGTAAAGTTGAAGACAACAAGTGGCCTAGAAAAGACTGTGGTGTATCTCTCGGGCGACCTCAGCGACTGGAAGCTGGGCATCACGAAGGAAGCCGCCCTGAAATACGTGCGTACTCTGGGGCCAGTAACTACTTATGTGAAGTCGGCTACCTATCTCATGCACAAGTCGTATTTCAGCAAAGTCCGCAACCTGATTCTGGAGCGCAGCAACTACATTCTGCAGGATGACTCGGGCATTGCCATGAAATACTTTCCCGCTTCCGACTGGCAATTCACGTACTACGGCACCTATAAGCGGCCCATCAACCTATTTGCCAAGCAATACCAGCCCGTCCTCACAGCTGCTTATACTGATGCAGCCCATCCGCCGCGGCCGCTTCCTTTCGGCACCGGCTACAACTGGCGCCAGAATGACTCCAACCTTCTCTTAGCCAAACGTGCCAAAGCTGTGGCAGAGTAAACTAACCAAGTCCCGAATTGCTATAAAGAATGAGCCGTGCCTTACGTGGTGCGGCTCATTCTTTATATAGTAGAACACTCAACTCGCCGTTAGGCAATAGGGGAGGAGCGCTAGGCCACTCTTATAGATACTTGTCGTACTCCTTATATATAGATGATGCAAAACTGTTCCACTCGCACCTATACTATAGGGCTCTTCATTCTTGGCCTGATTTGCTGGAGCCAACAGTGGCCTAGCGCTTCCGCCCAGACGCGCCCATCAATTCCCCCGCCCGCGGATAGTCCTTTGTTAGATAGTCTACTGCACGCCGATCCGCGCTTGATGCCGGTTGTGCGTCGCGCTGCTGACTATGAACTTCAGATTATCTATACCCAAATCAACCGCGATGCGCAAAATCAGCCGCACTTCGTGCAGCACAACTACCGGCTAAATGCTCGTCAGTATTTCAACCCGGCGAGCTTAGTGAAGCTGCCAACCGCTGCGCTAGCACTTGAAAAGCTAAATCAGCTACAGAAGACCGGTTTGTCGCGCCGCACCCCAATGGCCACCGGTGTAGGCCATTCCTGCCAAACCGCTGCTCCTTATATAGTATCTCCCGACTCCGACCGCATCAACACTGTCGGGAACTACATCAAACGAATGCTCTTAGTGAGCGATAACCAAGCCTACAACCGCCTCTACGAATTTCTAGGCCAGGGGCCACTCAATCAGCGGTTGCAGCAGTTGGGTTACCCCGATGCACGTAACATCCGGCGCTTTGCTCCATGCGATACTGGCGCCAACCGCTATACCAATCCTATCAGCTTCCGCGACGCTTTAACTGAAGTGAGCGTTTATGAGCAGCCTGCCGCAGTAAATAAGCTGGCTTACTCCTTCCCATTAGGCCGGATCACCAAAGGGCGCGCCTTCCAGTCCGGCGGGCGCATCATCCAGCAGCCGTACGACTTCACAACGGCAAACTATCTGCCTCTGCAGAACGTCACAGATATTCTGAAATCACTGTTGTTCCCACAAGCTATTCCCGAAGCACAACGCTTCCAGCTTACGGAGCATGATTATGCGTTTCTGCGCTATTACTTGCGCCACACCCCTCATAACTCTGCATACTCATGCTATTTATCATCTCAGTACTTCGACGCTTACAAGAAGTACCTCTACTATGGGCGCAACGCTGAAGTCCAAGCACAACCAGGCCTACATATATATAATGTAGTTGGTATGTCGCATGGCTATCTATCCGATGTAGCCTATTTCATCGATGAAACTCACCAAGCTGAATTTATGCTTAGCGCTGTGCTTTATGTGAACAAGGATGGCGTCATAAACGACGGTAAGTACGAATACACATCTGTCGGACTACCCTTTTTAGCTGCCTTAGGCCAACAGATCTATCAGTTTGAAGCCACACGGCCACGCGCTTACCACGTTAATTTGCAGGAACTACTCCCTACAGAAAAAGGCAAATAACCCTCATGTAC
The Hymenobacter gelipurpurascens DNA segment above includes these coding regions:
- a CDS encoding ion transporter, producing the protein MESKLSPAASGWRQRAYSVIFEADTPEGRLFDIALLWAIVLSVLAVMLESVREINAVYGYYLRIVEWGFTALFLLEYLARLVVVRRPLTYAFSLLGIIDFLSVVPTLISLAIAGNQYLLVIRTLRLLRVFRIFKLGQFVGEGEFIVTALKASRYKIMVFLTAVLTLVIIIGTLMYVIEGGQNGFTSIPKSIYWAIVTLTTVGYGDISPTTVLGQTLASVLMILGYAIIAVPTGIVSAQMATPRSGSPAYKQVICHECQATDHKPEAEYCWRCGEKL
- a CDS encoding serine hydrolase, whose translation is MRRAADYELQIIYTQINRDAQNQPHFVQHNYRLNARQYFNPASLVKLPTAALALEKLNQLQKTGLSRRTPMATGVGHSCQTAAPYIVSPDSDRINTVGNYIKRMLLVSDNQAYNRLYEFLGQGPLNQRLQQLGYPDARNIRRFAPCDTGANRYTNPISFRDALTEVSVYEQPAAVNKLAYSFPLGRITKGRAFQSGGRIIQQPYDFTTANYLPLQNVTDILKSLLFPQAIPEAQRFQLTEHDYAFLRYYLRHTPHNSAYSCYLSSQYFDAYKKYLYYGRNAEVQAQPGLHIYNVVGMSHGYLSDVAYFIDETHQAEFMLSAVLYVNKDGVINDGKYEYTSVGLPFLAALGQQIYQFEATRPRAYHVNLQELLPTEKGK